In the Prosthecomicrobium sp. N25 genome, one interval contains:
- the ggt gene encoding gamma-glutamyltransferase, with protein sequence MRNFHLPGRSPVHALNGMAATSHPLASLAAVDCLRQGGNAVDAAVTASAVLAVVEPHMTGIGGDCFAIVALPDGTLQGLNGSGRSAAAATTDFFLERGITEIADGSVHAVTVPGAVAAWHRLLSDFGTWGLDRCLQPAIAHAADGFAVAQRVGSDWARLEAKLAADPGSARHYLPGGRAPQVGDVVALPALARTLRAIAAGGPEAFYTGAVAEDIVATVRARGGLLSLDDLAGVDPLAVKPVTAAYRDLEVAELPPNGQGITALILLNILKRFDLAGLDPTGAERFHLEIEAARLAYACRDAFIADPAAMTVSVEALVSDGYGAALADRIDRHRRLADVTPETIPDADTIYLTVVDRDRMAVSFINSIYDPFGVGLCTEATGILLQNRGACFRVDPAHPNTIGPRKRPMHTIIPGFALRKGRPLMPFGVMGGAYQACGHAHVISNMVDFGMDVQAAIDAPRAFWGDETDAVLVEAGVPEATRAGLRERGHAVAARAEPFGGGQAILIDWERGVLVGGSDPRKDGLAIGY encoded by the coding sequence TTGCGCAATTTCCATCTGCCCGGCCGCTCGCCCGTCCATGCGCTCAACGGCATGGCGGCCACGTCGCACCCGCTGGCGAGCCTCGCGGCGGTGGACTGCCTGCGGCAGGGCGGCAACGCGGTCGATGCCGCGGTGACGGCCTCGGCGGTCCTGGCCGTGGTCGAGCCTCACATGACCGGCATCGGCGGCGACTGCTTCGCCATCGTGGCGCTGCCGGACGGGACGCTGCAGGGGCTCAACGGTTCGGGCCGATCGGCCGCGGCGGCGACGACAGACTTCTTCCTCGAGCGCGGCATCACGGAGATCGCGGACGGGTCCGTCCATGCGGTCACGGTGCCGGGCGCCGTGGCGGCCTGGCACAGGCTCCTGTCCGATTTCGGCACATGGGGTCTCGACCGCTGCCTGCAGCCGGCGATCGCGCATGCGGCCGACGGCTTTGCGGTGGCGCAGCGCGTCGGCAGCGACTGGGCCAGGCTCGAGGCGAAGCTCGCGGCCGATCCCGGTTCGGCCCGGCACTACCTCCCGGGCGGGCGGGCGCCGCAGGTCGGCGACGTCGTCGCCTTGCCGGCGCTGGCCCGGACGCTCCGGGCGATCGCGGCCGGCGGCCCGGAGGCCTTCTACACGGGTGCCGTTGCGGAGGACATCGTGGCGACGGTCCGGGCCCGCGGCGGGCTCCTGTCCCTCGACGACCTGGCGGGGGTCGATCCCCTGGCGGTGAAGCCGGTCACGGCGGCGTACCGGGACCTGGAGGTCGCCGAGCTGCCGCCCAACGGGCAAGGCATCACGGCGCTGATCCTCCTCAACATCCTGAAGCGCTTCGACCTCGCCGGGCTCGACCCGACCGGCGCCGAGCGCTTCCACCTGGAGATCGAGGCTGCCCGCCTCGCCTATGCGTGCCGGGACGCCTTCATCGCCGACCCCGCAGCCATGACGGTGTCCGTCGAGGCCCTGGTCTCGGACGGCTACGGGGCCGCGCTCGCCGACCGCATCGACCGTCACCGGCGACTCGCCGACGTGACGCCGGAGACCATCCCGGATGCCGACACCATCTACCTGACGGTCGTGGACCGGGACCGGATGGCCGTCTCCTTCATCAACTCCATCTACGACCCCTTCGGGGTCGGCCTCTGCACCGAGGCGACCGGCATCCTCCTGCAGAACCGGGGTGCCTGCTTCCGGGTCGATCCGGCGCATCCGAACACGATCGGGCCGCGCAAGCGGCCCATGCACACGATCATCCCGGGGTTTGCGCTCAGGAAGGGGCGCCCGCTGATGCCCTTCGGCGTGATGGGCGGCGCCTACCAGGCCTGCGGACACGCCCACGTCATCTCCAACATGGTCGACTTCGGGATGGACGTGCAGGCCGCGATCGATGCGCCACGAGCCTTCTGGGGCGACGAGACGGACGCTGTCCTGGTCGAGGCGGGGGTGCCGGAGGCGACCCGGGCCGGGCTCCGGGAGCGCGGACACGCGGTGGCGGCGCGCGCGGAGCCGTTCGGGGGCGGGCAGGCGATCCTGATCGACTGGGAGCGGGGCGTCCTGGTCGGCGGCTCCGACCCGCGCAAGGACGGGCTCGCGATCGGCTACTGA